Proteins from a genomic interval of Calypte anna isolate BGI_N300 chromosome 6, bCalAnn1_v1.p, whole genome shotgun sequence:
- the MARCHF8 gene encoding E3 ubiquitin-protein ligase MARCH8 isoform X2: MNMPLHQISVIPAQDVTSSRVSSSKTKERDEQNEKALGHSMSRSSNISKAGSPTSISAPHSFSRTSVTPSNQDICSSSAVFSECCHHSPVQSAVVLKNPHCQTPLTQEVIVTIISQDTLHAAKRSSHGQDWGQALRSHKNGKPTRTLKFSKSLNDMDQKAQSTREGFHYVERTCSESKLTPTQEQCLRINKFHLKERKPLNLRPFSNSKHSYIPSLSNYSSASGAAENSSTVHIPLLEDKVDHDTSRSKKLLRYLFSFSHTSSTSSLHKFHELESYSSHFQAEKSSSMLVESTDFYSDDMGDDDVFEDSTSVKLKTNEQRAPLCSVEKDSDLDCPSPLSEKLPPLSPVSTSGDTCRICHCEGDDESPLITPCHCTGSLHFVHQACLQQWIKSSDTRCCELCKYEFIMETKLKPLRKWEKLQMTASERRKIMCSVTFHIIAITCVVWSLYVLIDRTAEEIKQGQTTGILEWPFWTKLVVVAIGFTGGLLFMYVQCKVYVQLWKRLKAYNRVIYVQNCPETSKKSIFEKPALTEPNFESKEMLGVHHSDTNSSHYTEPEDCAAEILHV; this comes from the exons aatGAAAAGGCTTTGGGGCATTCCATGAGCCGCTCTAGTAACATCTCAAAG GCTGGAAGTCCAACCTCTATCTCTGCCCCTCACAGCTTCTCTCGGACTTCTGTTACACCATCCAACCAGGACATCTGCAG TTCCAGTGCAGTGTTTTCTGAGTGTTGTCATCACAGTCCAGTACAGTCTGCTGTTGTCTTGAAAAATCCTCACTGCCAGACCCCTCTGACACAAGAGGTCATTGTGACAATAATCAGTCAGGACACGTTACATGCAGCAAAGAGGAGCTCCCATGGGCAGGACTGGGGCCAGGCACTCAGGTCTCATAAGAATGGAAAGCCCACCCGCACTCTGAAATTCTCCAAGTCCCTCAACGACATGGACCAGAAGGCACAGAGCACCCGTGAGGGCTTTCACTATGTGGAGAGAACATGCTCGGAAAGCAAATTGACCCCGACTCAAGAGCAGTGTTTAAGGATTAACAAATTTCATCTTAAAGAAAGGAAACCGCTGAATCTCAGGCCTTTTAGCAATTCTAAGCACTCCTATATCCCTTCCCTTTCCAACTACTCAAGTGcatcaggagcagcagagaacagCAGCACTGTACATATCCCCTTGCTGGAGGACAAAGTGGACCATGACACCTCAAGGAGCAAAAAACTGTTGCgttaccttttttccttctcccacacctccagcaccagcagcctgCATAAGTTTCATGAACTGGAGAGCTATTCCAGTCACTTCCAAGCTGAGAAATCCTCCAGCATGCTGGTGGAAAGCACAGACTTCTACTCTGATGATATGGGAGATGATGACGTCTTTGAGGACAGCACCTCAGtgaaattgaaaacaaatgagCAGCGGGCACCACTCTGTTCAGTTGAGAAGGATAGTGACCTTGACTGCCCTTCCCCCCTCTCAGAAAAATTACCCCCTCTCTCCCCTGTGTCCACATCGGGGGATACCTGCAG GATATGTCACTGTGAAGGAGATGATGAGAGCCCTTTGATTACCCCCTGTCACTGCACGGGAAGTCTTCATTTTGtgcaccaagcctgcctgcaGCAGTGGATCAAGAGCTCAGACACACGATGCTGTGAACTCTGCAAATATGAGTTCATCATGGAGACAAAACTGAAGCCTTTGCGAAAG TGGGAAAAGCTGCAGATGACAGCCAGTGAGAGGAGGAAGATCATGTGCTCTGTAACATTCCATATCATTGCCATCACCTGCGTTGTGTGGTCTCTCTATGTCCTGATAGATAGGACTGCTGAAGAGATTAAACAGGGACAGACTACTG GGATTCTGGAGTGGCCATTTTGGACTAAGCTGGTGGTTGTGGCTATTGGTTTCACTGGAGGACTTCTGTTCATGTATGTACAATGCAAAGTGTATGTACAGCTGTGGAAGAGACTTAAAGCTTATAACCGAGTAATATATGTACAGAACTGTCCAGAAACTAGcaaaaagagtatttttgaAAAACCTGCACTAACGGAGCCAAACTTTGAAAGTAAAGAAATGCTCGGAGTTCACCATTCAGACACAAACTCCTCACATTACACAGAGCCAGAAGACTGTGCTGCAGAAATCCTTCACGTCTGA